A window of Candidatus Nanopelagicales bacterium contains these coding sequences:
- a CDS encoding Gfo/Idh/MocA family oxidoreductase, translated as MTVPVSTGAAKIGLIGYGLAGSAFHAPIISTTAGLELAAIVTGSPERADEIGQRYPTTTVVPDVATLWELTLDAVVIATPNSSHVQLASDCIEHGVGTVVDKPLALTSAQAADLIVAADAAQVLLTTYQNRRWDGDFLTATELVESGTLGAVALFESRFEKWRPEVSDAWKDQTPAEEGGGILLDLGSHLIDQAVLLFGVVTGVYAEVDAVRPSAIAEDNAFLALTHAGGTRSHLTMSATAADLGPRLRLLGTEGAYVSWGLDPQEAALRRGDLPGAGWGVLPADDWGTLSGTTTPGPLPTHPGDYPAFYRALAAALRDGGPPPVDPSDAVTTLRIIEAARESSASRTFVNLTA; from the coding sequence ATGACGGTCCCGGTCTCAACGGGCGCAGCCAAGATTGGCCTCATCGGCTACGGACTCGCCGGCTCGGCCTTCCACGCTCCGATCATCAGCACCACCGCCGGTCTGGAGTTGGCTGCGATCGTCACCGGGAGCCCCGAACGCGCGGACGAGATCGGGCAACGCTACCCAACCACTACCGTCGTGCCTGACGTTGCGACGCTATGGGAACTCACCCTCGACGCCGTCGTGATCGCAACACCCAATAGCTCACACGTACAACTGGCCAGCGACTGCATCGAGCACGGAGTCGGCACAGTCGTTGACAAGCCATTGGCGTTAACTAGCGCGCAGGCAGCGGACCTGATCGTCGCCGCCGACGCCGCCCAGGTGCTGCTGACGACCTACCAGAACCGCCGCTGGGACGGTGACTTCCTCACTGCGACCGAGCTTGTTGAGTCTGGGACGCTAGGGGCGGTCGCCCTGTTCGAATCTCGGTTCGAGAAGTGGCGACCAGAAGTTTCTGATGCCTGGAAGGACCAGACACCAGCTGAAGAAGGCGGCGGCATCCTCCTTGACCTGGGTAGTCACCTGATCGACCAGGCGGTCCTGCTCTTCGGCGTGGTTACCGGGGTCTACGCCGAGGTTGACGCTGTCCGCCCCAGCGCGATCGCGGAAGACAATGCCTTCCTTGCCCTGACCCATGCCGGTGGAACCCGCTCGCACCTGACGATGAGCGCTACCGCTGCGGACCTGGGGCCCCGACTGCGACTGCTCGGCACTGAAGGCGCGTATGTTTCCTGGGGACTTGACCCGCAGGAAGCGGCCCTACGACGTGGAGACCTACCGGGCGCTGGTTGGGGCGTACTGCCAGCAGACGATTGGGGTACCCTGAGCGGAACAACCACCCCTGGGCCGCTACCCACACACCCAGGCGACTACCCAGCCTTCTACCGGGCGCTGGCCGCCGCTCTTCGGGATGGTGGGCCGCCGCCGGTTGATCCATCCGACGCCGTGACCACGCTGCGGATCATCGAAGCGGCCCGCGAATCGTCAGCGTCGAGGACCTTCGTGAACCTGACCGCATAG